In Candidatus Goldiibacteriota bacterium, a single window of DNA contains:
- the atpE gene encoding ATP synthase F0 subunit C, with amino-acid sequence MASEAAGAAGKATNESVTFFAFSVLAAALGVGLAALGCGIGQGMATAKAAEGVARQPEAAGKIQGVLILGLAIIESLTIYALVVGLILIFANPFKDLFIG; translated from the coding sequence ATGGCAAGCGAAGCAGCGGGCGCGGCGGGAAAAGCGACAAATGAAAGCGTTACTTTCTTTGCGTTCTCCGTTTTAGCGGCAGCGCTGGGTGTAGGGCTTGCAGCACTTGGATGCGGAATTGGACAGGGAATGGCCACAGCGAAAGCTGCGGAAGGCGTAGCAAGGCAGCCGGAAGCTGCAGGTAAGATTCAGGGTGTTCTTATCCTTGGTCTTGCTATCATTGAATCACTTACAATTTACGCGCTTGTTGTAGGCCTTATCCTTATATTCGCAAATCCTTTCAAGGATCTTTTCATAGGATAG
- a CDS encoding bifunctional nuclease family protein, protein MIEMKVSGLATDSTSRMPIVILSDKEEKRYLPIWVGVYESDAILMALENIEVPRPMTHDLLKVILETTGIEVQEVMISAIKENTFFAKIILKDKKAEYEIDSRPSDAIALALRTDAPIFVAENVIMEATIMDKEKYEKEMQDFKEFLKDIKPSDFHK, encoded by the coding sequence ATGATTGAAATGAAAGTCAGCGGGCTTGCCACGGATTCCACGTCGCGCATGCCCATTGTGATACTGTCCGATAAAGAAGAAAAACGCTACCTGCCCATATGGGTGGGGGTTTATGAATCGGATGCTATTTTAATGGCCCTGGAAAATATAGAAGTTCCCCGGCCTATGACACACGATCTTTTAAAGGTTATTCTGGAAACAACAGGGATAGAAGTGCAGGAGGTTATGATTTCTGCCATTAAGGAAAACACCTTTTTTGCTAAGATTATCCTGAAAGACAAGAAAGCTGAATACGAAATTGATTCCAGGCCGTCAGATGCTATAGCGCTTGCGCTAAGGACTGACGCCCCTATATTTGTGGCGGAAAACGTAATCATGGAAGCCACTATAATGGATAAAGAGAAATACGAAAAGGAAATGCAGGACTTTAAAGAATTCTTAAAAGACATTAAGCCTTCAGATTTTCACAAGTAA
- a CDS encoding AtpZ/AtpI family protein, translating into MKIDSDLREGLKSLGTLGTLGFTLVICTFAGLGIGLLLDKLTGLKPVFTIIFLLFGIVSGFVNIFVKTGRFKDDAKR; encoded by the coding sequence ATGAAAATAGACAGTGATTTAAGGGAAGGGCTTAAAAGTCTGGGCACGCTTGGCACGCTTGGTTTCACCCTTGTAATATGCACGTTTGCGGGGCTTGGAATCGGGCTTTTGCTGGATAAACTTACCGGATTAAAGCCGGTATTTACTATAATATTTCTGCTCTTTGGAATAGTATCCGGATTCGTTAATATATTTGTGAAGACGGGAAGGTTTAAAGATGACGCCAAACGTTAA
- the atpH gene encoding ATP synthase F1 subunit delta produces the protein MINTTLPTKYTEALFQAAANLNQIEKVREDLRLLQSAVSANRDFAAILGHPGVSKADKRAVVTNEFKDKISRLALNFMCLLIDKKREALLFSVYEIYSQKADELAGIKQIQVKTAYTLTPVEEAKVLAQLETSFKKKVRMDTKVDEGILGGIIVRDRMTLIDASVRQYLDTMKKELKEGRKKAKKSAKKTVKKNTKKKK, from the coding sequence ATGATAAACACTACGTTACCTACAAAATACACCGAAGCGCTTTTTCAGGCGGCGGCGAACTTAAACCAGATAGAAAAGGTAAGGGAAGACCTGCGGCTTTTGCAGTCCGCAGTTTCAGCAAACCGTGATTTTGCGGCGATACTTGGACACCCCGGCGTAAGCAAAGCGGATAAAAGGGCTGTTGTTACAAACGAATTTAAGGACAAGATTTCAAGGCTGGCGCTTAATTTTATGTGCCTTCTTATAGATAAGAAAAGAGAAGCGCTTTTATTTTCCGTTTACGAGATTTACTCGCAGAAAGCGGACGAACTTGCGGGCATAAAACAGATTCAGGTAAAGACCGCGTATACCTTAACTCCTGTTGAAGAGGCAAAGGTATTGGCGCAGCTTGAAACTTCATTTAAAAAGAAAGTACGCATGGACACAAAGGTGGACGAAGGAATCCTTGGCGGAATCATAGTCAGGGACAGGATGACTTTAATTGACGCAAGCGTAAGGCAGTACCTTGATACAATGAAAAAGGAACTTAAAGAGGGCAGGAAAAAGGCAAAAAAGAGCGCGAAAAAAACCGTTAAAAAGAATACAAAAAAGAAAAAATAA
- the atpB gene encoding F0F1 ATP synthase subunit A, translating into MGESLHYHSFIPFLDNHAFTIVLMMMLDFAIVIFILWLGNLKRDLRPRGAQNLVEWFIKYITDYADSVIGKQAPRYYPILLMLFMYILVGNLMGLIPGLISPTSMLTVTVTLAICVFIMEWFEGIRVKGIIKYLAHYTGGDAVPGWLKPFMFFVELMSDISRPVSLSFRLFGNIMAKEILLGVLIVLVLLFWPTVNSNAISAMMAGFSFVLRPLIIVLGVLVSVIQAGVFTLLTAIYISGAVASHEHSEEH; encoded by the coding sequence ATGGGAGAATCACTGCACTATCATTCATTTATCCCTTTTCTTGACAATCACGCTTTTACCATTGTCCTTATGATGATGCTGGATTTCGCTATAGTAATTTTTATACTGTGGCTTGGCAACTTAAAACGCGATTTAAGGCCCAGGGGCGCGCAAAACCTTGTGGAATGGTTCATTAAATATATAACGGATTACGCGGATTCCGTAATAGGCAAGCAGGCGCCGCGCTACTATCCCATACTTTTAATGCTTTTTATGTATATCCTTGTCGGCAATCTAATGGGTTTAATACCGGGGCTTATTTCGCCCACCAGCATGCTTACCGTTACTGTCACCCTTGCTATTTGTGTTTTTATAATGGAATGGTTTGAAGGTATAAGGGTAAAGGGCATAATCAAATACCTTGCGCATTATACGGGCGGGGACGCGGTTCCGGGATGGCTTAAGCCTTTTATGTTTTTTGTGGAATTAATGAGTGACATTTCAAGGCCTGTATCGCTCTCTTTCAGGCTTTTCGGAAATATTATGGCAAAAGAAATTTTACTTGGCGTCCTCATTGTGCTTGTTCTTTTGTTCTGGCCGACAGTTAATTCAAACGCGATAAGCGCGATGATGGCGGGTTTTTCTTTTGTATTAAGGCCGCTTATAATTGTGCTTGGCGTCCTTGTAAGCGTTATTCAGGCGGGTGTTTTCACCCTGCTTACAGCCATATATATCAGCGGAGCCGTGGCTTCGCATGAACACAGCGAAGAACATTAA
- the atpF gene encoding F0F1 ATP synthase subunit B: MVSVDKAVLLVQLITFLLAVPMIWIFFLKPLIKTLTNREKYITDTLDKVEKDRDEMQKMKEEYEIKMREMHLNASAALEKAVAEGERSRHEIIETAKEEGHKLIVEAKKEIEAEKVKAIEDVKGSIVDIAVIAAEKIVKASMSKKAQTEIVQDAIENIGKN; encoded by the coding sequence ATGGTTTCAGTAGATAAAGCGGTGTTGCTGGTACAGCTTATAACTTTTCTTTTGGCGGTTCCTATGATTTGGATATTCTTCTTAAAACCGCTTATTAAAACGCTTACTAACAGGGAAAAATACATTACGGACACGCTTGATAAAGTGGAAAAAGACCGCGATGAAATGCAGAAAATGAAAGAAGAATATGAAATAAAGATGAGGGAAATGCACTTAAACGCCTCCGCGGCGCTTGAAAAAGCCGTGGCAGAAGGCGAAAGGTCAAGGCATGAAATAATTGAAACCGCAAAAGAAGAAGGGCACAAACTTATAGTGGAAGCAAAAAAAGAAATTGAAGCGGAAAAGGTTAAAGCGATAGAAGACGTAAAAGGCAGTATTGTTGATATAGCCGTTATTGCGGCGGAAAAGATTGTAAAGGCAAGTATGTCAAAGAAAGCGCAGACAGAGATTGTTCAGGATGCAATTGAAAACATAGGAAAAAACTAA